One Bdellovibrio bacteriovorus str. Tiberius DNA segment encodes these proteins:
- a CDS encoding pentapeptide repeat-containing protein, translating to MKALTSYYLIICVVILGGYFLPHGHELFPAPKIRTLNFPSVEQTFNPALPVLAPGAVPQFPAAEIVLQENLFAPFVVLRDQDLSAKNLSKSNLSFADLRGANLKGTNLSQALLYGSQLDGALFDSGTRLPFSSETARSLGMREQR from the coding sequence GTGAAAGCACTGACTTCTTATTATCTCATCATTTGCGTGGTCATTCTGGGGGGATACTTTCTTCCCCATGGCCACGAGCTGTTTCCAGCTCCCAAAATTCGCACATTGAATTTTCCGTCTGTGGAACAAACTTTCAATCCCGCTTTGCCGGTGCTGGCCCCCGGAGCCGTACCCCAATTCCCGGCGGCTGAAATCGTCTTGCAGGAAAATCTTTTTGCGCCCTTTGTGGTGTTACGCGACCAGGATCTTTCAGCCAAAAATCTTTCAAAATCCAACCTGAGCTTTGCAGACTTGCGTGGCGCCAACCTGAAAGGCACCAATCTTTCCCAGGCTCTGCTTTATGGAAGCCAGTTGGATGGAGCCTTGTTCGACTCTGGCACTCGCCTGCCGTTTTCATCGGAAACCGCGCGGTCTTTGGGAATGCGAGAGCAAAGATGA
- a CDS encoding substrate-binding periplasmic protein, translated as MTAIAKLALLILALAANMAHATSKKTITLITHEAPPYMSESLPDQGAVFYALRQVFKKSGFDLKVTFAPSWVRAKMNALKDKEVDGYAPFRTVENSDVFEFSDFVFESPWVIAERKEKPIVWNHMRDLSKYVAGNVQGVELRPGVKELADQGQLKIETTTSQNNNILKLATKRVDFVFTDFYVFRYLMATDPSLKPYRARLQLNAKPIVIERYGAALKKSPHSAALIKTLNENSAEFKKHIDDYLTRIEKENAH; from the coding sequence ATGACAGCTATAGCAAAGCTGGCGCTTTTGATTCTGGCGTTAGCCGCAAACATGGCCCATGCGACCAGTAAAAAAACCATCACTCTGATCACTCACGAGGCACCTCCCTATATGTCAGAATCTCTGCCCGATCAGGGGGCGGTTTTCTATGCCCTTCGCCAGGTCTTTAAAAAATCCGGTTTTGATCTGAAAGTCACCTTCGCCCCGTCCTGGGTGCGGGCCAAAATGAATGCCCTCAAAGACAAAGAGGTGGATGGCTACGCCCCTTTTCGCACAGTCGAAAATTCAGACGTATTTGAATTTTCAGATTTTGTGTTTGAAAGCCCCTGGGTCATTGCCGAACGCAAAGAAAAGCCCATCGTCTGGAACCACATGCGCGATCTGAGCAAATACGTCGCAGGGAATGTTCAAGGTGTGGAGTTGCGCCCCGGAGTCAAAGAACTGGCCGATCAAGGCCAGCTGAAGATCGAAACCACCACCAGCCAGAATAACAACATCCTGAAGCTCGCAACCAAACGGGTGGACTTTGTCTTTACTGACTTTTATGTCTTTCGCTATCTAATGGCAACTGATCCAAGTCTGAAACCATACCGGGCAAGACTGCAGCTGAATGCCAAGCCCATCGTCATTGAACGCTATGGTGCCGCCCTTAAAAAGTCGCCGCATTCGGCAGCTCTGATTAAAACCCTGAATGAAAATTCAGCAGAATTCAAAAAGCACATCGATGATTATCTGACACGCATTGAAAAAGAAAACGCCCACTAA
- a CDS encoding HNH endonuclease, which translates to MDYFFSAAPPEHQKREKAKARELRQSQWWKQELGKGLCYHCGERFKPADLTMDHLIPIARGGKSNKNNCVPSCKDCNSKKGYKTRAEMALEELKSSSAPTPESDDDSQE; encoded by the coding sequence ATGGATTACTTCTTTTCGGCGGCTCCTCCGGAGCATCAAAAACGTGAAAAAGCCAAGGCTCGCGAGCTGCGCCAAAGCCAATGGTGGAAGCAGGAGCTGGGCAAAGGTCTGTGTTATCACTGCGGTGAACGTTTCAAACCGGCCGATCTCACAATGGATCACCTGATCCCGATCGCCCGCGGGGGCAAATCCAACAAGAACAATTGCGTTCCGTCCTGTAAGGACTGCAACAGCAAAAAGGGTTATAAAACCCGGGCGGAAATGGCTTTGGAGGAGTTAAAAAGTTCCTCAGCGCCGACACCAGAATCCGACGACGACAGTCAGGAATAA